GGAGCCATTCCACGATTCGGCCGGCGAGGAGCACCCAGACGACGGCGAGCAGGTCCTGCCGGAAAGGCAACACGAGCAACGGCCCTGCAAACGTATATGCGCCCATCGGCATGCGAATCAGGTTGATGAGCGGAAATTTCCGGCAGGCTTCTAGCGCGCCGATCAGGCCGGTGACCGTGACCAACAGCGGAAGCGCCAGGGCCACCGAGCGAAACGATCGCAGCGATTCCGGTTGGAGGGGAGGGTCAATCGTGAGCACGTCCTCCACCAGCCAGGGCGACGCCGCGTAGACCAGCGCGCCTGCCGCCGCCCCGAGCCCCAGCATCATCATCATCGCGGTCCAGAAGGCCGCCGGCACCTCCGCGGGCGCGTGCTCGAGCTTCTCCGCGACAGTACGGGTCAGCGCTCGACCGAGGCCAAGATCGAAGATGCTGAAATAACCCACCACCATCCAAATCAGCGACAGCAGGCCGAATCGCTCGTTGCCAAGCCCCCGAATCAAAAGAGGGATAGCCACCAGGGCGATCAGCATCGGCGCGCACAGGCCGATCAAGTTCCATACGGTGTGTCGGGCCAACTGGCGGCGCCGCACCGATGTCGTCCCGTTATCCACGGTTGATTAGACTCCGAAAGGCCTCCTGATGCTGCCGTGCGATTTCCCGGATGGCGTAGCGGGCGCGAACAGATTCGGCCGCGGCCAGGCCCAGGCGACGCGAGGCTTCTGGCTGCAGGAGGGCGTCGGCCATCGCGGTGCGCCATGCCGCCTCATCATAGGGCGGCAGCAATCTGCCGTCCTTGCCGTCGGTAATGATATCGGGAATGCCGCCCACATTGGAGGCGAAGGCTGGTAGTCCGCAGGCCATGGCTTCAATCAGCGCGAGGGGGTGCGCTTCGCTCTCCGAGGGAAACACGAAGGCGTCGGAGGCTTTGAGGTAGTCCGCTACACGGTCGGTATACCCCGTGAAGGTGACGCGGGGTTCGAGTTTATGCTCTGCGGTGAAGCGGCGCAGTTCCTCCTCACAGGAGAGAAATTGGCTGCCGCCCGCACCGATCAGCAACAAATGAATTTGAGGATACTGCGCGGCCAGTTCGCCAAATACGCGCAGCAGCCGCTCGAGCCCTTTCCCGCGGTTCAGCTTTCCCGAATAGGCGAAGACAAACTTGTTCTCTACGCCAAGGGTTTTTCGGAGCGTCTCGCGCTCTTGCGGCGCAGGTGGCGTGAAATTCCGGAACTCAATTCCGTTCGGGATGCGAAGGATTTTCGCGGGCGGGATTCCCCCCTCGATATATTCCTGCTCGATCACCCTTGAGATGGCGAGAAACCGGTCGGCGCGCAAGTACAGGGCATTTCGCGCGCCGATCGCGAGTCGGGCGGGCCAGGGGAGTTTGCGCGGAACGGCAGCGCCGGCAAAGAGGAAGGCGCCGGACCATTCGCCGCAAGCCTCGGACCTCAGGATGACGCGCTTGCGCAACAGGAGTGCGGCGATCACGCCCGCAAGCCCGAGCACGCGAAGTCCGCAGACGTAAATCACATCGAAGTGGTTGCGTTCGCG
This window of the Kiritimatiellia bacterium genome carries:
- a CDS encoding glycosyltransferase family 4 protein, yielding MNGQQGREPSVCLLTGSFFPRVGGGETHARLLARELLALGTPVWVLTRRHERTLPAIDEVDGVRVRRIGPSGAPRWGKYLMLPGAIATLIRERNHFDVIYVCGLRVLGLAGVIAALLLRKRVILRSEACGEWSGAFLFAGAAVPRKLPWPARLAIGARNALYLRADRFLAISRVIEQEYIEGGIPPAKILRIPNGIEFRNFTPPAPQERETLRKTLGVENKFVFAYSGKLNRGKGLERLLRVFGELAAQYPQIHLLLIGAGGSQFLSCEEELRRFTAEHKLEPRVTFTGYTDRVADYLKASDAFVFPSESEAHPLALIEAMACGLPAFASNVGGIPDIITDGKDGRLLPPYDEAAWRTAMADALLQPEASRRLGLAAAESVRARYAIREIARQHQEAFRSLINRG